The window GCGTTCGCCGATCCGATACGGACGGAAGAAGGCGGGGATGGCGCACGAGGCGGTGATCGCCTGGCTGATGCGCAGATTGCGTTCGCCCTCCTCGCCGAAGACGACACGCTGGCCCCGGTCGAGATCGATCGCCGGGATGTAGAGCTCGCGCGATAGTTCGGCGAAGTCGTTGCACATGTCTTCTTCTTGTAGGGCGTCCGCGAGGAATTTCTCGAACGGCCCGAGCGAGAAGAGCCCCGACGGGAGGAGTTCCTGCATCACGTCGATCAGGTCGAAGAGAGAGAACTCGAGGCCGTCGCGGCGGTACGAGTACAGGACGCTCGTGAGACGCCGCATCGCCGACCAGCACTTCGTGATCGCGTTCGTGTAGTCGATTCCGTAGACGTCGGTCCGCCGGAAGTTGAACGTCGAGTCGCGGTCGTTGAGGATGTCCTGCCGGAGTCGCGCGGGCGAGGCTGCGTTCGCGCCGAGGGACGCGAGAACTGCGCCCGCGCTCACGCCGACGTAGATGTCGAACGTGCGCGCGCAGAAGCCCGCGCCGAAGGCCTTGTCGAGCGCTGCCAGGGCGCCGATTTCGTAAGCGGCGGCGCTGATGCCGCCCCCGTTCAAGATGAGCGCGACCTTGTCCCCTGAGGCGGGCGCTGTTCTGTGCGTCGGTGGCGTGGGTAGGTGGATCAAGCAGGCATCTCCTCCCTAGACTATCGGCGGAAACGGCACTGCCGGTTAAGTAAGTCGGCGCCTAGTGCGCTGCACTAGTCCGCCTTAGGCTTTGCGCGGCGGTCGGTCTCGCGTGGCAGTCCCGGGGGCACGACGTACCCCGCGGCGGTGAGGAGCTTCGCGGCGTCTGGCGAGGCGAGGAACGCGAGGAGCTTCGCGGCGCCGCTCGCGCCCGGCGAGCCTTCGAGCGCGGTGGCGGCGAGAAGGATCGGAGCGCCTCGGCGGACGTGGCCATCGAGGTCGATGCTCGCCTCGGCGTAGAGGCCCGCTCGCTCCGGATCACCGAGATTGATTTCGATGGGGAGATCGAGTCGCGGGAGCCCGGCTCGAGTCGCGAGGCTTCTATAGAGGAGCGCCGCATCGAGGGTGGATGCGCTCAGGCGCCGCACGAGAACCTCCGCGGGCATGGTCTGGCCGGGGCGGAGGACCTTCAGCGCGAGGTCGGGATGGTCGTAGTGCCGGCTCGCGAGTTGGAGGACGAACAGCGTCCGGAGGCCGAGCGCGCTCTCGTCCGGATCGGCCCGGCCGAATCCCAGCCACTCCGAGGCCAGGGCGGTGAACCAGAGCGTGCCGTCCTTCACGGCCCGTGCGAACGCGCTCTCCTCTGCGTAGGCAAGCACGATGGCGTCTGCGGCAAAGACGAGATCGGTCGGGGCTCGGTCGACAGGAAGAGCCCGTCTGAGTTCCCAGAGATCGGTCGAAAGGACCACGTCGGGGCGGGTGTTGGTGTCGGGCGCATCGGTCGCGGACGAAACTGCTCGGCCGACGATCGTCACGCCGGAGGCCTCGGCGAACGGGAGTGCGATTTTCGACACGAGGGGCTGGAGGACCGAGGGGTAGACGACGTTGACCTGGTCGTCGGCCGCCCTTAGGCCGCAAGGAGAGAACAGGGCTCCGGTAAGGACCAGCATTGCGGCGGCCGCTCGAAGTCGTAGACGCATGAGGCCTCGCGTAGAACGGAGATCGCTCCCGGTCAATCGTACTGGTTCGCTGGGGTGGGTTTGGTAGAAGCCGCGGATGGACCCCGCCCTGGCGCGCGACGGCGTGACCGATCGCTCCTTCTTTGTTTTCAACGCGGTCGTTTCGACGTCGGCTCTGGCCTTCATCGCCTACATCCTCCTCGTGCGCGTGGCGGGTCCGGCGGATGGGGTCGATCTGCGCTTCCTTCCGGCCGTGAACGCGGGCCTGAATGCGCTCTCGGCGCTGCTCCTCGCCTCGGGGTGGGTCGCCATCCGGAACCGCAACGTCCGGGTGCATCGATACCTCATGGTTTCGGCGTTCGCGTGCTCGGCGATCTTTCTCGTCTGTTACCTCACCTATCACTACGTACACGGAGACACGCGCTATCAGGGCGAAGGGTGGATCCGTGGCGTGTACTTCTTTATCCTCATCACGCACATCCTCTTGTCGATGGTAGTCGTTCCCGCGGCGCTGACGGCGTTTTACTTCGCGTGGAAGAGGCAGTTCGAGCGCCATCGCAGGCTGACGCGCGTGGCACTGCCGATCTGGCTCTACGTCTCGGTTACCGGGGTAATCATCTACTTCATGCTGCGGGGCGGCTCGATTGCGGGGGCGGGATGAACGCGACGACGATCCACCACAGGGTCCCGTTCTACGAGACCGACGCAATGGGCATCGTGCACCACGCGAACTACATCCGGTATCTCGAGGTCGCGCGCGTGGCCTGGATGGACGAGCACGATCGTCCCTACCGCGAGTACGTCGCGGATGGCTTCCACTTCTCGACGACGCGTGTGGAGTTCGACTACAAGCGCTCCGCGGTCTTCGATGACGTGCTCGACGTGACGACGTGGCTGGACTGGGTCGGCGGCGCCTCGCTCTCCATGTCGTACGAGCTGAAGCGAGGGGACGATCTGATCGGCTCCGGCTTGACGGAGCACGCGCTTGTCGACCTCGAGGGTGCGCTCTGTCGGATCCCGCCGGTGCATCGCACGCGGCTCAGGGGCTTGTCCGTTTCTGGCGCGAAAAGAGCCAGAGGAAGGGCAACCCGGTGAGGGTCACCGCGATCGCGATGAAGCACTCGACCGGTCGGCCGATGAGCATCGCGACGGCGATGGCGCCGTTCGCGACGAAGTAGAGCGCCGGAACGAGCGGGTATCCCCACGCGCGGTACGGGCGGGGCGCGTCCGGCCGGCTGCGTCGTAGCGCGTAGAGCGCGGCCACGTCGGCCATCGTGGCGAGGACGATCGCGAACGTCGTGTAGTCCAGGACGCGGGGAAAGCTTCGGAGCATGGCGATGAGGCCGATCGCGACGGCCGCCTGCGCAACGAGTGCGACGTGCGGCGTCCGGTTCTCGCTGTGGACGCGTTCCGCGCCCGCGAAGAACTGGCCGTCGAGCGCCATCGCGTAGGCGATCCGGGGGCCCACGAGAATCGTCGCGTTGAGGCAGCCGAGCACCGAGAGGAGGATCAGTAGCGAGGTCAGTCGACCTCCGAGGTCTCCGAACAGAGCGCGGGCAGCGAGCTCGCCGGCGTCGTTCGCGCCCGCGATTTCCGAGAGCGGGGTTGCGCTGAGGTACAGGAGGTTCAACAACAGGTAGAGGCTCGTGCAGATCGCGAGTCCGAGGAAGAGCGCGCGGGGGATGTTGCGGCCCGGGTCCCGGATCTCGCTGGCGACGTAGACCGGCGCGTTCCAGCCG of the Candidatus Binatia bacterium genome contains:
- a CDS encoding amino acid permease, whose product is MSDATLLVVSSVIGAGIFFTPGVVAESVPAAEWFLVAWAVGGGLSLAGALANAELGAMFPRAGGDYVYLREAFHSAAGFLVGWLSFFVIYAGTVATLATAFADGVGRLLGFGEEGQLALAVFVIALTTWVNYVGVRSGAAFNNVTAVLKIVAITVLVLAGLVLPTPAAATPVVPSGPVTLQGFALAMSPVLFTYLGWNAPVYVASEIRDPGRNIPRALFLGLAICTSLYLLLNLLYLSATPLSEIAGANDAGELAARALFGDLGGRLTSLLILLSVLGCLNATILVGPRIAYAMALDGQFFAGAERVHSENRTPHVALVAQAAVAIGLIAMLRSFPRVLDYTTFAIVLATMADVAALYALRRSRPDAPRPYRAWGYPLVPALYFVANGAIAVAMLIGRPVECFIAIAVTLTGLPFLWLFSRQKRTSP
- a CDS encoding thioesterase family protein, whose amino-acid sequence is MNATTIHHRVPFYETDAMGIVHHANYIRYLEVARVAWMDEHDRPYREYVADGFHFSTTRVEFDYKRSAVFDDVLDVTTWLDWVGGASLSMSYELKRGDDLIGSGLTEHALVDLEGALCRIPPVHRTRLRGLSVSGAKRARGRATR
- a CDS encoding DUF420 domain-containing protein, which produces MDPALARDGVTDRSFFVFNAVVSTSALAFIAYILLVRVAGPADGVDLRFLPAVNAGLNALSALLLASGWVAIRNRNVRVHRYLMVSAFACSAIFLVCYLTYHYVHGDTRYQGEGWIRGVYFFILITHILLSMVVVPAALTAFYFAWKRQFERHRRLTRVALPIWLYVSVTGVIIYFMLRGGSIAGAG
- a CDS encoding substrate-binding domain-containing protein → MRLRLRAAAAMLVLTGALFSPCGLRAADDQVNVVYPSVLQPLVSKIALPFAEASGVTIVGRAVSSATDAPDTNTRPDVVLSTDLWELRRALPVDRAPTDLVFAADAIVLAYAEESAFARAVKDGTLWFTALASEWLGFGRADPDESALGLRTLFVLQLASRHYDHPDLALKVLRPGQTMPAEVLVRRLSASTLDAALLYRSLATRAGLPRLDLPIEINLGDPERAGLYAEASIDLDGHVRRGAPILLAATALEGSPGASGAAKLLAFLASPDAAKLLTAAGYVVPPGLPRETDRRAKPKAD
- a CDS encoding patatin-like phospholipase family protein encodes the protein MIHLPTPPTHRTAPASGDKVALILNGGGISAAAYEIGALAALDKAFGAGFCARTFDIYVGVSAGAVLASLGANAASPARLRQDILNDRDSTFNFRRTDVYGIDYTNAITKCWSAMRRLTSVLYSYRRDGLEFSLFDLIDVMQELLPSGLFSLGPFEKFLADALQEEDMCNDFAELSRELYIPAIDLDRGQRVVFGEEGERNLRISQAITASCAIPAFFRPYRIGERSFIDGAMGGHCHLDVAIEHGAKLLFIVNPLVPIDMSRNEANIPALAKDGSVRVADMGITFVGDQAVRILGRDRLEASLGLVASSHPDVQIVLIEPSRDEPLLFVHSPMSFEGRPRILQYAYDSTLRDLEVHGPTIRDLLSAHGHTPTKSPDATLGLAPQAVTTNVDQPLAGKGPVVR